In Duganella zoogloeoides, a single genomic region encodes these proteins:
- a CDS encoding helix-turn-helix domain-containing protein, which translates to MSFSPTTHRLLTASQLGQLLASTRKRHKITQATVGTRVGLSQNRISYLESHPDEISVKQLLSWCSALELELQLGERDTSAASNTAEW; encoded by the coding sequence ATGTCCTTCTCGCCCACTACCCACCGCCTCCTCACAGCGTCGCAACTCGGCCAGTTGCTTGCATCGACCCGCAAACGGCACAAGATCACGCAGGCGACTGTAGGCACGCGTGTCGGCTTGAGCCAGAATCGCATCTCCTACCTGGAGAGCCATCCTGACGAAATCAGCGTCAAGCAATTACTCAGTTGGTGCTCCGCACTCGAGCTGGAACTGCAGTTGGGCGAGCGCGATACGTCCGCCGCAAGCAATACGGCCGAGTGGTAG